One segment of Cerasicoccus sp. TK19100 DNA contains the following:
- the nuoL gene encoding NADH-quinone oxidoreductase subunit L, with product MDTLALFNVLMFIPLISAGLIALFLRRGGYVAAAVSVLSALGIAVVSFIILFGWDGQDLGGPEYSYTWLKFGSYQIDLGYYFTHESATMLAVVGFIGFFIHVFSVGYMDDDKNKGRFFGGLSIFMFSMLGIVLSSNLFMIFIFWELVGFSSYMLIAHYWDKDFAAAASKKAFIVNRIGDFGFLVGIAWAYHYFGTADFQEINALIASGEKHAVTGIGLLLMCGFLGKSAQFPLQVWLTDAMAGPTPVSALIHAATMVAAGVYFMVRIFFLLTPEVLEVVMWICAAMSMLAGFWALGQRDIKKSLAYSTLSHLGYMGTALGLGFPGLAIMHMAMHACFKATLFLCSGSVIHACHHEQDMFKMGGLWKKMKITGTAFLIAALSISAVPFFAGYYSKDTIINAAYGLGAETGHTTYYWVYGLTLVAALTTALYMGRMFFVVFLGKPNSEKAEHAHESSLWMTVPLIVLGIFLSLGAGWFASKSEFLNFTWAGGEMTSMLPTDTTTFMMEGYGTQAAAEDHGHPPHHGYGGGWEAAHHAIEATGKVTMLEGITLAAMLLGFVFTFFFYGRGPKEDKLQVKAPALYGALEKHGWFDDIYDWYVAEVQERFANILAALDNWLISGFLVRGTAGVAGLFGMVSRSLHVGNIHGYVYWFLAGVLFFGAFALGLL from the coding sequence ATGGATACGCTCGCACTATTTAATGTTTTGATGTTTATCCCGCTGATCTCGGCGGGGCTCATCGCGCTGTTCCTTCGTCGTGGCGGATATGTGGCAGCCGCGGTCTCCGTGCTATCCGCACTGGGCATTGCCGTGGTGTCGTTTATCATCCTCTTTGGCTGGGATGGCCAGGATCTTGGTGGCCCGGAATACAGCTATACCTGGCTGAAATTCGGTAGCTACCAAATCGACCTTGGCTACTACTTCACCCACGAAAGCGCGACCATGCTCGCGGTGGTCGGCTTTATTGGTTTTTTCATCCACGTCTTCAGCGTGGGTTACATGGATGACGATAAAAACAAGGGCCGCTTCTTCGGAGGCCTGTCGATCTTCATGTTCTCGATGCTCGGTATCGTGCTTTCGAGTAACCTGTTCATGATCTTCATCTTCTGGGAGTTGGTCGGCTTCAGCTCATACATGCTGATCGCCCACTACTGGGACAAAGATTTTGCCGCTGCTGCCTCGAAGAAAGCATTCATCGTCAACCGCATTGGTGACTTCGGATTCCTCGTCGGTATCGCCTGGGCTTACCATTATTTCGGCACGGCGGATTTCCAAGAGATCAATGCACTCATCGCCAGCGGCGAGAAGCATGCGGTGACGGGCATTGGCCTGTTGCTCATGTGCGGCTTCCTCGGTAAGAGTGCGCAATTCCCGCTGCAAGTCTGGCTCACCGACGCGATGGCGGGCCCGACTCCGGTCTCTGCGCTCATTCACGCGGCGACGATGGTCGCGGCCGGTGTTTACTTCATGGTTCGCATCTTCTTCTTGCTCACTCCGGAAGTGCTGGAAGTGGTCATGTGGATCTGCGCCGCCATGTCGATGCTCGCTGGTTTCTGGGCACTGGGTCAGCGCGACATTAAGAAGTCGCTGGCTTATTCGACGCTTTCACACTTGGGCTACATGGGCACCGCACTGGGCCTTGGTTTCCCCGGCCTCGCCATCATGCACATGGCGATGCATGCCTGCTTTAAAGCCACACTTTTCCTTTGCTCCGGTTCGGTCATCCACGCCTGCCACCACGAGCAGGACATGTTCAAGATGGGGGGCCTCTGGAAGAAAATGAAGATCACGGGCACGGCATTCCTGATTGCCGCACTGTCGATTTCCGCCGTTCCGTTCTTTGCCGGTTATTATTCGAAGGACACCATTATCAACGCCGCTTACGGGCTTGGTGCCGAGACCGGCCACACCACTTATTACTGGGTTTATGGCCTAACACTGGTCGCCGCACTGACGACCGCGCTCTACATGGGCCGCATGTTCTTTGTCGTCTTCCTCGGCAAGCCGAACAGTGAGAAGGCCGAACACGCGCACGAATCCAGCCTGTGGATGACGGTTCCGCTGATCGTGCTCGGTATTTTCCTGTCGCTGGGAGCCGGTTGGTTTGCCAGCAAGTCAGAGTTTCTAAATTTCACTTGGGCAGGCGGTGAAATGACGTCCATGCTGCCGACGGACACCACTACCTTCATGATGGAAGGCTACGGTACCCAAGCTGCGGCTGAAGACCACGGACACCCGCCGCATCACGGTTACGGTGGCGGTTGGGAAGCTGCCCACCACGCGATCGAAGCAACCGGTAAGGTGACCATGCTGGAAGGCATTACGCTCGCCGCGATGCTGCTCGGATTCGTATTTACTTTCTTCTTCTACGGTCGTGGACCCAAGGAGGACAAACTGCAGGTCAAGGCTCCGGCGCTCTACGGCGCATTGGAGAAGCACGGCTGGTTTGATGACATCTACGACTGGTATGTCGCCGAGGTGCAGGAGCGTTTTGCCAACATTTTGGCCGCCCTGGACAACTGGCTCATTTCCGGATTCCTCGTCCGCGGGACTGCAGGCGTTGCCGGCCTGTTTGGCATGGTGTCCCGTTCCCTTCACGTAGGCAACATTCACGGTTACGTTTACTGGTTTCTGGCCGGCGTACTTTTCTTCGGCGCATTCGCCCTCGGACTGCTGTAA
- a CDS encoding complex I subunit 4 family protein, translating to MFTDFNLLLLSIFIPLSAAVVLFFGKALGIAGVRLISAIGFMLPAVISVYLWIKFDSQTELLNGFAYVGGCDLGLRDSVGITLLLGLNGISMPLYLLAGIVGLAAGIHAMYSQAERLNLYMGLLLVMQAGLMGVFCSIDIFFFYFFHELALIPTFIMIGIWGGEGRRAAAMEMTIYLTLGAMLSLLGLIYLYGQTGWDPATGFSLIGLKEYLTANGVAKVAQSNIFALLLFGFGILVSLFPFHSWAPRGYANAPTANAMLHAGVLKKFGLYGLVQIAAPLVPFGALAWNDWLVWLALGNILVIGFVTIAQRDLKLMIGYSSVMHMGYIFLGIATMSVVGIGGAVMLMFAHGVSVALMFVLATAVYNRTGTYDMKAIGGLGPKAPVLAAFFVAASMASIGLPGFANFWGEFTIFIALWENHAWAVAPAVLGVVISAIYGLRAAANIFFGPHTKEFSTALGEREIGDITPAERAPATILLVTLAFIGLWPMGISQSIERAVEAEPVYVHMPKELKKANLNKAELESDSTDGVKLAEAQPQEGGQSL from the coding sequence ATGTTTACCGATTTTAATTTGCTGCTTCTTTCGATCTTCATCCCGCTGTCTGCGGCGGTGGTGCTTTTCTTTGGAAAGGCGCTGGGCATTGCCGGCGTCCGGTTAATATCCGCCATCGGCTTCATGTTGCCGGCGGTTATTTCCGTGTATCTCTGGATTAAGTTCGATTCACAAACGGAGCTTCTTAATGGCTTTGCCTATGTTGGCGGGTGCGATCTCGGCCTACGCGATAGTGTGGGCATCACGCTGCTCCTCGGTTTGAACGGCATTTCGATGCCACTGTATCTGCTTGCGGGTATCGTGGGCCTCGCGGCTGGCATTCATGCGATGTATTCGCAGGCCGAACGCCTTAATCTCTACATGGGGCTACTCCTAGTGATGCAGGCCGGTCTGATGGGCGTCTTTTGCTCGATCGACATTTTCTTCTTCTATTTCTTCCACGAACTCGCGCTGATCCCGACGTTTATCATGATCGGCATCTGGGGCGGGGAAGGGCGCCGCGCCGCCGCGATGGAAATGACCATTTACCTGACCCTTGGTGCAATGCTTTCGCTCCTGGGCCTGATCTACCTATATGGTCAAACCGGCTGGGATCCGGCCACCGGCTTTAGTCTGATCGGCCTCAAGGAATACCTGACCGCCAACGGCGTCGCCAAGGTGGCGCAAAGCAATATCTTCGCATTGCTGCTCTTCGGCTTTGGTATTCTGGTGTCGCTCTTTCCGTTCCACTCCTGGGCACCCCGCGGTTACGCCAACGCGCCAACCGCCAACGCCATGCTTCATGCCGGCGTGCTGAAGAAATTCGGTCTCTATGGCTTGGTGCAGATTGCCGCGCCGTTGGTTCCGTTTGGCGCATTGGCCTGGAATGACTGGTTGGTCTGGCTCGCACTAGGCAACATCCTGGTCATCGGCTTCGTCACCATCGCCCAGCGCGACCTGAAGCTGATGATTGGTTACAGCTCAGTGATGCACATGGGCTACATTTTCCTCGGCATCGCGACGATGTCCGTTGTGGGCATTGGCGGCGCAGTCATGCTGATGTTCGCGCACGGGGTATCCGTCGCGCTGATGTTTGTGCTGGCGACTGCCGTTTACAACCGCACTGGCACTTATGACATGAAGGCGATTGGCGGGCTCGGGCCGAAAGCGCCGGTATTGGCCGCTTTCTTTGTTGCCGCGAGCATGGCCTCGATCGGCCTGCCTGGTTTCGCCAACTTCTGGGGCGAATTTACGATCTTCATCGCACTGTGGGAAAACCATGCTTGGGCCGTCGCGCCTGCGGTGTTGGGTGTGGTGATTTCCGCCATCTACGGCCTCCGCGCCGCCGCGAACATTTTCTTCGGCCCGCACACCAAGGAATTCAGCACTGCGCTCGGTGAACGCGAAATCGGCGACATTACGCCGGCTGAACGCGCGCCTGCCACCATCCTGTTGGTAACGCTGGCCTTCATCGGTCTGTGGCCGATGGGCATCTCGCAATCCATCGAGCGGGCAGTGGAGGCCGAACCCGTTTACGTGCACATGCCCAAGGAATTGAAGAAGGCTAATTTGAATAAGGCAGAATTGGAATCAGACTCCACTGATGGCGTTAAGCTCGCCGAGGCTCAGCCACAGGAAGGAGGGCAATCGCTATGA
- a CDS encoding NADH-quinone oxidoreductase subunit N, with translation MNYNGFQELASTNQWGAIWPELVMAGIALAVLCLDLFLPSTRKRIIATFAIAAQFGLLGFMVIGCGCGDAVSSGPLFGGMIEAGPYLPYMRAFFVLSSALVCYLGVAYLSKQNLPRSEFFLITILVSASMMLLVQSSNFVMLFVALETVTIGFYILVAYCRYSAFSLEAGLKYLILGALSSAILLFGIVLLYGAASNPALEATSKDAMNFGELAKFIAANPHEPLVMIGTVLVLCGICFKIGAVPFQIWVPDVYQGAPTPVTAFLAVSSKAAGFFVLMNLITGPFAALKDLTQPLLSAIAIITILFGNLTAIGQNNVKRVIGLSGIAHAGYLLIAIVALASLGDGAALAPWAIIFYLFSYLFASFAIFGVMVHLAGPADESQELVHYQKLAERQPFLAGVLAIGLGSLAGIPPLAGFIGKLLIFIAAFQAGLYTLLGAAIIGVVISIYYYFGWMRVAFFVKSPLPGDEAKQAYPMPGAVSVMHKVMLSLLVIVTVILGLFQRGLIGG, from the coding sequence ATGAATTATAACGGTTTCCAGGAACTAGCATCCACCAACCAATGGGGTGCCATTTGGCCGGAACTGGTCATGGCGGGCATCGCGCTTGCCGTGCTCTGCCTCGACTTGTTTTTGCCATCCACACGTAAGCGTATTATTGCGACTTTCGCCATTGCTGCGCAATTCGGTTTGCTCGGATTCATGGTGATCGGCTGCGGATGTGGTGACGCGGTTTCCAGCGGTCCGCTTTTCGGTGGAATGATCGAAGCGGGGCCTTATTTGCCCTACATGCGGGCGTTCTTCGTGCTGAGCTCCGCGCTGGTGTGCTACCTTGGCGTTGCATATTTATCGAAGCAAAACCTGCCGCGCTCAGAGTTTTTCCTGATCACGATTCTGGTCAGTGCATCAATGATGCTGCTGGTGCAATCGAGCAATTTTGTGATGCTCTTTGTGGCGCTGGAAACGGTGACCATCGGCTTCTATATATTGGTGGCGTATTGCCGCTACAGTGCGTTCTCGCTGGAGGCTGGCCTGAAATACCTCATCCTGGGCGCGCTTAGCTCGGCGATCCTGCTTTTTGGTATCGTGCTGCTCTACGGCGCGGCCAGCAATCCGGCCCTCGAAGCAACCAGCAAGGATGCTATGAACTTTGGCGAGTTGGCCAAGTTCATTGCCGCCAATCCGCACGAACCGCTCGTAATGATCGGCACCGTGCTCGTTCTTTGCGGCATTTGCTTTAAGATTGGCGCGGTTCCATTTCAGATCTGGGTGCCAGATGTTTATCAAGGTGCACCTACTCCGGTTACTGCGTTCCTGGCGGTATCCTCCAAGGCAGCCGGTTTCTTTGTGCTGATGAATCTGATCACCGGTCCGTTTGCCGCGCTTAAAGACCTGACCCAGCCGCTACTGTCGGCCATTGCGATCATCACCATTCTCTTCGGCAACCTGACCGCCATTGGGCAAAACAACGTGAAGCGCGTGATTGGCCTGTCTGGCATTGCGCACGCGGGTTATCTGCTGATCGCGATTGTGGCTCTGGCCAGCTTGGGTGATGGCGCAGCATTAGCCCCGTGGGCGATTATTTTCTACCTGTTTTCCTACCTGTTTGCTTCGTTTGCGATCTTTGGCGTCATGGTGCACTTGGCTGGACCTGCCGACGAGTCGCAGGAGCTGGTGCATTACCAGAAGCTGGCTGAGCGTCAGCCATTCCTGGCCGGTGTGCTGGCGATTGGTCTGGGCTCACTGGCAGGGATTCCGCCCTTGGCTGGCTTTATCGGAAAGCTGCTCATCTTCATCGCAGCCTTCCAAGCCGGTCTCTATACCTTGCTCGGTGCGGCGATTATCGGGGTCGTGATCTCGATTTATTACTACTTCGGCTGGATGCGCGTGGCATTCTTTGTTAAGTCGCCCTTGCCCGGTGATGAAGCCAAGCAAGCTTACCCGATGCCCGGCGCGGTTAGCGTCATGCACAAGGTGATGCTGAGTCTGCTTGTCATCGTTACGGTGATCCTCGGCCTGTTCCAGCGCGGTCTGATTGGAGGCTAG
- a CDS encoding DNA-3-methyladenine glycosylase, with product MAQGRALTPDFFARDTVVVARELLGQYLCRRLPSGEILRWPLTEVEAYDGPEDKACHAHRGKTPRNAVMFGPPGRFYVYLCYGVHWMLNIVTGPEDFPAAVLIRGAGPMSGPGRLTKAMVISKELDAQLVAATSGLWVESADPVAESDIERTPRIGINYAPEPWLSAPYRFVKK from the coding sequence ATGGCGCAGGGCAGGGCGCTGACACCCGATTTCTTCGCGCGCGATACCGTTGTGGTCGCGCGCGAATTGCTTGGGCAGTATCTTTGCCGTCGGTTGCCATCCGGCGAAATCCTGCGTTGGCCATTGACTGAAGTCGAAGCCTACGATGGCCCGGAAGACAAGGCCTGCCATGCGCATCGTGGCAAAACACCGCGCAACGCCGTGATGTTTGGCCCGCCAGGGCGTTTTTATGTGTATCTCTGCTACGGGGTGCACTGGATGCTCAATATCGTGACTGGCCCCGAAGATTTCCCTGCCGCGGTTTTGATACGCGGTGCGGGTCCCATGAGTGGCCCCGGGCGCTTAACCAAAGCTATGGTAATTAGCAAAGAGCTCGATGCGCAGTTAGTGGCCGCTACAAGTGGCCTCTGGGTTGAGTCTGCTGATCCCGTTGCCGAGAGCGATATCGAGCGCACGCCACGCATCGGTATTAACTATGCGCCAGAGCCCTGGCTTTCCGCGCCTTATCGCTTTGTGAAAAAATAA
- a CDS encoding dodecin: MSDHIYKKIELTGSSELSTDDAIKNAIARASKSVRNMRWFEVVETRGHIENNAVMHWQVTIKVGFTLDE; encoded by the coding sequence ATGAGCGATCATATCTACAAGAAAATCGAGTTAACCGGTTCCTCCGAATTATCCACCGATGACGCCATCAAGAACGCAATCGCGCGCGCATCGAAATCTGTCCGCAACATGCGCTGGTTTGAAGTCGTTGAAACGCGTGGCCACATCGAAAACAATGCTGTCATGCATTGGCAGGTGACGATCAAGGTCGGATTTACTTTGGACGAATAA
- a CDS encoding S1C family serine protease, with protein MKFILTCLLALAWLPAFGERATINLGEGNTVSGSVVYERPNSIFVDLGFTVLEIPRDNIIGIDLENVTQVAVANATTKQGLFQVLSERNSQSVGDWVDEYGEAVVLIRTQTGLGSGFVINPDGYLITNDHVIAGEHEISVTVFKDDNDSLSREQYSNVKIVASNPSADLALLKIDLADGEQLTAVPLGESNDIKQGQSVFAIGAPLGLDRTVSQGIVSNRNRPINGRVYIQTTTEISPGNSGGPLFNMNGEVIGVNNMKVVAMGAEGLAFAIPANVLKFFLENRDAFAFDPRNPNTGFRYNTPPTAAGN; from the coding sequence GTGAAATTCATTCTTACCTGTTTGCTCGCGTTGGCGTGGCTCCCGGCATTCGGCGAGCGCGCGACCATCAATCTTGGCGAAGGCAATACTGTCAGCGGCTCCGTCGTCTACGAAAGGCCCAATAGCATATTCGTCGATCTGGGATTTACCGTGCTGGAAATCCCTCGAGACAACATCATCGGGATTGACCTGGAGAACGTCACGCAGGTGGCGGTCGCGAACGCAACGACCAAGCAGGGCCTGTTTCAAGTATTGTCCGAACGTAATAGTCAAAGCGTCGGTGATTGGGTGGATGAGTACGGCGAAGCAGTCGTGTTGATTCGCACGCAAACGGGGCTTGGCAGCGGCTTCGTCATTAACCCGGATGGCTACCTGATCACCAATGATCACGTCATTGCCGGTGAACACGAAATTTCCGTAACGGTTTTCAAGGACGACAACGACTCGCTCTCCCGCGAGCAATATAGCAACGTGAAAATCGTCGCCAGTAACCCCAGTGCCGACTTGGCCTTGTTGAAGATTGATCTGGCCGACGGCGAACAGCTGACAGCGGTGCCGTTAGGCGAGTCGAACGACATCAAGCAAGGGCAGTCCGTGTTTGCCATTGGGGCACCGCTGGGACTGGACCGGACGGTTTCACAGGGCATCGTGAGCAATCGCAACCGCCCCATCAATGGCCGCGTTTACATCCAGACGACAACCGAGATTAGCCCCGGCAATTCCGGCGGACCGCTCTTCAACATGAATGGCGAAGTCATTGGTGTAAACAACATGAAGGTGGTCGCCATGGGGGCCGAGGGGCTGGCTTTCGCCATTCCCGCCAACGTGCTGAAGTTTTTCCTCGAGAACCGCGACGCATTTGCCTTCGATCCCAGAAACCCGAATACCGGATTTCGTTACAACACGCCACCTACCGCCGCTGGCAACTAA
- a CDS encoding FG-GAP repeat domain-containing protein, protein MRFILPFLLIGSGLIADSADTAPIQITGPEITKIDWSVRGLAQGDVDQDGRTDIAIINNDRARVEIYYQREPGEIDNSSRSIRRNRWEPVLEDARFELEGVASGIAMFDLELGDVTGDGLVDVVFTSKDEPLVAVAQLEKGDWAEKREYDGIEALPWNSTLKLIELTEDYPGLELVALTKNRLVVFAFDEKANPIKLHETFRMESNGMDLESLPGEGNEPLRFSYRVPGSPRALRVIEWDPELGLGAELAYGLDATTPSIAWLDTEAAKPQLVLIEPRTGRLRVEQLQADSLEKGGDWPMEYYSSGSEATARDAYASGDFNGDGALDVVVADSANAQVWLLLGRENGGWKAPQSFPSFQGVESLAAADIDADGQHELFVLSQSESIIGLSQWNGERLTFPRAIGVSGEPEKIVWLPERKQLALISGKNGKQLLSFLSQNQDGWMVDKQFELEGVRRSPDGIMYADLDQNDSKDLLIAVPRDAARYVDMALVDALPEDQTSEAVFEIDGLREIDLANVGMGDINDDGREEMLIASNGFVRAIYLDADKRRIVMDQFNSRAGNDHLSIPHLRDVDGDGVAEMLIFDTREKEFQILNRDEAGIYRYSRSVEYGDFSPMGVLQSEGDSKDLVLLGKNALVRSALDSQWESLQNVSSYESDLDSIVYNQIVVGELNNDDEPEFIIIDGQNNVLEIIKYSSPDSWQSALHFSVFEEDLHYGGRKGAPLEPREVMIGDFTNDGRQDIVLLVHDRLLLYPQADPDQPTDKAVN, encoded by the coding sequence ATGCGTTTCATCCTTCCTTTTCTATTGATCGGCAGCGGGCTGATCGCTGACTCCGCCGACACCGCGCCCATTCAGATCACCGGGCCGGAAATTACCAAGATTGACTGGAGCGTCCGCGGATTGGCGCAGGGAGATGTTGACCAAGATGGCCGCACGGACATCGCCATCATCAACAATGACCGAGCGCGGGTGGAGATCTACTACCAGCGTGAACCGGGGGAGATTGACAACAGCAGCCGCAGCATTCGGCGAAACCGGTGGGAGCCAGTTTTGGAAGATGCACGATTCGAGCTCGAAGGCGTGGCTAGCGGCATCGCGATGTTTGACCTCGAGCTGGGGGACGTAACCGGTGATGGCTTGGTCGATGTGGTTTTCACCAGCAAGGATGAGCCCTTGGTCGCAGTCGCGCAGTTGGAAAAGGGTGACTGGGCTGAAAAGCGTGAGTATGACGGCATTGAGGCGCTCCCGTGGAACTCGACGCTTAAGCTGATCGAACTGACCGAAGATTACCCAGGCCTTGAGTTGGTGGCTTTGACCAAAAACCGTCTGGTTGTCTTTGCTTTCGACGAAAAAGCGAACCCGATCAAGCTTCACGAAACTTTCCGAATGGAGTCCAATGGGATGGACCTCGAAAGCCTGCCCGGCGAAGGCAATGAGCCACTGCGCTTTAGTTATCGGGTGCCGGGGTCTCCCCGCGCACTGCGGGTAATCGAGTGGGACCCCGAACTCGGTCTTGGTGCCGAACTCGCCTACGGACTGGACGCCACCACGCCAAGCATTGCCTGGCTGGATACCGAAGCAGCCAAGCCGCAATTGGTTTTAATCGAACCGCGGACCGGTCGTTTGCGCGTGGAACAACTCCAAGCGGACAGCCTCGAAAAGGGTGGTGACTGGCCCATGGAATATTACTCAAGTGGGTCTGAAGCGACTGCTCGCGACGCCTACGCCTCGGGAGATTTTAACGGAGATGGCGCGCTGGATGTAGTCGTGGCAGACTCTGCCAATGCGCAAGTTTGGCTTTTGCTTGGGCGGGAGAATGGTGGCTGGAAGGCACCACAATCTTTCCCGTCTTTTCAGGGGGTTGAATCGCTCGCCGCTGCGGATATCGACGCCGATGGGCAGCATGAATTATTCGTCCTCAGCCAAAGTGAATCCATCATCGGCCTGAGCCAATGGAATGGTGAGCGCCTAACGTTTCCCCGCGCGATTGGCGTTAGCGGAGAGCCGGAAAAAATCGTCTGGCTGCCAGAGCGAAAGCAGCTGGCCTTGATATCGGGCAAAAACGGTAAACAACTGCTGTCATTTTTGTCGCAAAACCAAGATGGGTGGATGGTTGATAAGCAATTTGAGCTGGAGGGCGTCCGGCGTTCACCCGATGGCATCATGTATGCCGACCTCGACCAGAATGACTCGAAGGATTTATTGATCGCGGTGCCCCGCGACGCCGCTCGCTATGTGGACATGGCACTCGTGGATGCCTTGCCCGAAGACCAGACCAGCGAGGCTGTTTTTGAAATCGATGGCTTGCGGGAAATCGATTTAGCCAATGTCGGTATGGGCGACATCAATGACGATGGGCGGGAAGAGATGCTGATCGCTTCCAATGGATTTGTGCGCGCCATTTACCTGGATGCTGACAAGCGCCGCATCGTCATGGATCAGTTCAATTCGCGCGCGGGCAATGATCACTTGTCGATCCCGCATTTGCGCGACGTGGATGGTGATGGCGTGGCGGAAATGCTAATCTTCGATACCCGCGAGAAGGAGTTTCAAATTCTCAACCGCGACGAAGCCGGGATCTACCGCTATTCGCGCTCGGTGGAATACGGCGACTTCAGTCCGATGGGGGTTCTACAGTCAGAGGGCGACAGCAAAGATCTCGTCCTGCTCGGCAAAAATGCCCTGGTTCGTTCTGCGCTGGATTCTCAATGGGAGTCATTGCAAAACGTATCCAGCTATGAGTCCGATCTGGATAGCATTGTCTATAATCAAATCGTTGTGGGTGAGTTGAACAACGACGATGAGCCCGAATTTATCATCATTGATGGCCAGAACAACGTACTGGAAATCATCAAGTACAGCTCGCCGGATTCCTGGCAAAGCGCGCTGCACTTCAGCGTGTTTGAGGAAGACTTACACTATGGCGGTCGCAAAGGCGCTCCACTGGAGCCACGCGAAGTGATGATCGGCGATTTTACCAACGACGGCCGACAAGACATCGTGCTGCTGGTTCACGACCGGTTGCTGCTTTACCCGCAGGCTGATCCGGATCAGCCTACGGACAAGGCAGTGAATTAA
- a CDS encoding alkaline phosphatase PhoX, which translates to MGFGPLLPDSDSVLELPKGFSYRIISQTGKPMADGLLSPGRQDGMAAFPGPEGRVILIRNHENEYPWRPLGPFGMLNERYAEVDPKKLYDARQGNMPCIGGCTVLIYNPKTGRVEKEFMRLLGTERNCAGGPTPWGTWITCEETQVTTKDGYSQDHGYNFEVTPTLTPELEPAKPLKAMGRFRHEAIAVDPETGIVYQTEDIGDSSFYRFIPDKPDKLDSGKLQALVIKNGPADTRNNPGATGNFPIGQSFTVDWVDLEDVESPNNDLRLQAQRKGAAIFARTEGIWMGEDEMYFACTTGGPQMFGQIFRLKPGRKGKPDTLELFIESHDSDLMQNADNLVVAPWGDVIICEDSNAPHKRLVGVTPQGEIYHLAKCVYNSSELAGACFSPDGQTLFFNVQNHPGMTIAVTGPWPEKRG; encoded by the coding sequence GTGGGCTTCGGCCCCCTCCTCCCGGATTCAGACTCTGTTTTGGAACTCCCCAAGGGCTTCTCTTATCGGATTATTTCTCAAACCGGCAAGCCCATGGCCGATGGTTTACTCTCCCCGGGGCGTCAGGATGGAATGGCGGCTTTTCCGGGACCAGAGGGCCGCGTGATCCTCATTCGCAACCACGAAAATGAATACCCATGGCGCCCCTTAGGCCCATTCGGTATGCTCAACGAGCGCTACGCCGAAGTGGACCCCAAAAAGCTTTATGATGCGCGCCAAGGGAACATGCCCTGCATTGGCGGGTGTACTGTTTTAATCTACAATCCCAAAACCGGCCGCGTGGAAAAGGAATTCATGCGCTTGCTGGGCACCGAGCGTAATTGTGCGGGCGGGCCCACGCCATGGGGCACTTGGATCACCTGTGAAGAGACTCAGGTGACCACTAAGGACGGATATAGTCAGGACCATGGTTACAATTTTGAAGTGACCCCTACCCTGACTCCGGAACTTGAGCCAGCTAAGCCATTGAAAGCAATGGGGCGCTTTCGCCACGAGGCCATCGCGGTCGATCCCGAGACCGGCATTGTTTACCAAACCGAAGACATTGGCGACTCCAGTTTCTACCGTTTTATCCCTGACAAGCCGGACAAGCTGGACTCTGGAAAGCTTCAAGCACTCGTCATTAAGAACGGCCCGGCTGATACGCGAAATAATCCCGGTGCCACCGGCAACTTCCCCATTGGTCAATCCTTCACCGTGGACTGGGTGGACCTGGAGGATGTCGAGTCCCCCAACAACGACCTCCGTTTGCAAGCACAGCGAAAAGGAGCAGCCATCTTTGCGCGGACCGAAGGCATCTGGATGGGTGAGGACGAAATGTATTTTGCCTGCACAACGGGTGGCCCGCAGATGTTCGGGCAGATATTCCGCCTCAAGCCCGGTCGCAAGGGAAAGCCGGACACGCTGGAGCTATTTATCGAATCGCACGATTCCGACCTCATGCAAAACGCGGACAATCTCGTCGTCGCGCCATGGGGCGATGTCATCATCTGCGAGGATTCCAACGCGCCACACAAGCGCCTCGTCGGCGTAACGCCCCAAGGCGAGATCTACCATCTGGCCAAGTGCGTTTATAATAGTAGTGAGTTGGCGGGTGCCTGCTTCTCTCCCGATGGACAGACGCTATTCTTCAACGTTCAGAATCACCCGGGTATGACCATTGCGGTGACCGGGCCCTGGCCGGAGAAACGCGGTTAA